In Acetonema longum DSM 6540, one genomic interval encodes:
- the panB gene encoding 3-methyl-2-oxobutanoate hydroxymethyltransferase has translation MSAAKITTSVIRQRKETGKKITMLTAYDFSMAKLLDDSGIDMLLVGDSLGNVILGYDSTLPVTMEDMIHHTRAVSRGAQKAMVVADMPFMSYQVSVEDALRNAGRLMKEAGAQAVKLEGGREVRAAVEAIVQAGIPVIGHLGLTPQAVHSLGGFKVQGKSREDAKKILEDAKILEESGVFAIILECVPALLAEKITHSLAIPIIGIGAGAQCDGQVLVTHDLLGIYSGFSPKFVKKFADLHSSVTEAILGYKTQVENGTFPGPEHSFPIDSEILERLY, from the coding sequence ATGAGTGCGGCTAAAATCACCACATCGGTAATCCGGCAAAGAAAAGAAACCGGCAAAAAGATTACCATGCTGACGGCCTATGACTTTTCGATGGCTAAGCTGTTAGACGACAGCGGTATTGATATGCTGCTGGTGGGAGATTCCTTAGGAAATGTGATTCTCGGGTATGACTCAACGCTTCCGGTCACGATGGAGGATATGATTCACCATACCCGGGCTGTGAGCCGCGGCGCCCAAAAGGCCATGGTGGTGGCGGATATGCCTTTTATGTCTTATCAGGTCTCGGTTGAGGACGCTTTGAGAAATGCCGGCCGGCTGATGAAAGAGGCCGGGGCCCAGGCGGTAAAGCTGGAAGGCGGCAGAGAAGTCCGGGCAGCAGTGGAAGCAATCGTACAGGCCGGCATTCCCGTAATCGGGCATTTAGGGCTGACGCCTCAAGCCGTTCATTCCCTGGGAGGCTTTAAAGTACAGGGTAAATCCCGGGAAGATGCAAAAAAGATACTGGAGGATGCCAAGATATTGGAAGAAAGCGGAGTGTTTGCCATTATCCTGGAATGTGTGCCGGCGCTTTTGGCAGAAAAGATAACACACTCCCTTGCCATTCCCATTATCGGCATTGGCGCCGGCGCCCAATGTGACGGACAGGTTCTGGTAACTCACGATTTATTAGGCATATATTCCGGTTTCAGTCCCAAATTTGTTAAAAAATTTGCCGATCTGCATAGTTCGGTGACCGAGGCCATACTCGGTTATAAAACACAGGTGGAAAATGGAACCTTCCCGGGACCGGAGCATAGTTTCCCCATAGACAGCGAGATTCTGGAAAGACTGTACTAA